The following are encoded in a window of Cycloclasticus pugetii PS-1 genomic DNA:
- a CDS encoding 16S rRNA (uracil(1498)-N(3))-methyltransferase → MRISRLFVEQDLVEGAAVTLEADAAHYLRNVLRLKKGYQLTVFNGQGGEYSAIAVEVHRKAVVLELGAWRNVELESPLQIELGLSVSRGERMDVAIQKATELGVAVITPVITQHCVVKLTEERRLQRHQHWQNIVYRACEQCGRNKPPILNVTMDLAQWLNTELAASRIIFEPGKADTLRDYPKPNDAVAVLIGPEGGFSEQEVLDAQEVNFSALGFGPRVVRNETAAIASIAAMQVLWGDMG, encoded by the coding sequence ATGCGTATTTCACGCCTTTTTGTTGAGCAAGATTTAGTCGAAGGAGCCGCTGTAACACTCGAAGCAGATGCGGCGCATTATTTACGCAATGTATTGCGTTTAAAAAAAGGTTACCAATTAACCGTTTTCAATGGCCAAGGCGGTGAATATTCTGCGATAGCGGTCGAGGTCCATCGTAAGGCGGTGGTGCTAGAACTGGGTGCTTGGCGAAATGTAGAATTAGAGTCGCCGCTTCAGATTGAATTGGGCCTGAGTGTTTCCCGGGGCGAACGGATGGATGTAGCGATTCAAAAAGCGACAGAACTGGGCGTGGCGGTTATTACCCCCGTTATTACGCAACACTGTGTTGTTAAACTCACCGAAGAACGTCGTTTGCAGCGCCATCAACATTGGCAAAACATTGTCTATCGGGCTTGTGAGCAGTGTGGTCGAAATAAGCCACCGATCTTAAATGTAACGATGGACTTAGCGCAGTGGCTAAATACAGAGTTGGCGGCAAGCCGTATTATATTTGAGCCGGGTAAGGCAGATACGTTAAGAGATTATCCAAAACCAAATGATGCGGTAGCCGTGCTGATTGGGCCAGAAGGCGGTTTTTCAGAACAAGAAGTGTTGGATGCGCAAGAGGTAAATTTTTCGGCCTTGGGTTTTGGGCCAAGGGTTGTCCGTAACGAAACAGCAGCGATTGCTTCCATTGCAGCGATGCAAGTTCTCTGGGGAGATATGGGGTAG
- a CDS encoding YcgL domain-containing protein yields the protein MSRVKEISCAIYKTAKRDGLYLYVKEQDDFSDVPVEVMQQFPVPEHVFDLELSAERSLAREDVLVVMKNLETQGFHLQMPPKNEDPIDTITLPDSLHG from the coding sequence ATGAGTCGTGTAAAAGAAATATCCTGTGCCATTTACAAAACGGCTAAGCGTGATGGTTTATATTTATATGTCAAAGAGCAGGATGATTTTTCAGATGTTCCTGTTGAAGTGATGCAGCAATTTCCAGTGCCTGAGCATGTGTTTGATTTAGAATTATCTGCGGAGCGTTCATTAGCACGAGAAGATGTATTAGTCGTGATGAAGAACCTTGAAACGCAGGGTTTTCACTTGCAAATGCCGCCTAAAAATGAAGACCCGATCGACACCATAACATTACCGGATAGTTTGCACGGCTAG
- the metF gene encoding methylenetetrahydrofolate reductase [NAD(P)H]: MSLESYQKISFEFFPPKTEEGRVKLLNVSKELGQLDPAYFSVTFGAGGSTQQGTIDTVLDIKKQGFSAAPHLSCVGSTKASIRKILSNYKDNGVDRIVALRGDIPSGTLDIGEFRYANELVAFIREETGDHFHIEVAAYPEVHPQAANAQADLANFKQKVEAGADSAITQYFFNFEAYVRFVEDCDKMAINVPIVPGIMPITNYSQLARFSDMCGAEIPRWIRKRLEGFADDRESIKAFGTDVVSELSQTLLDYGCPGLHFYSMNQAEASLAICRNLGISAK; this comes from the coding sequence AAATGTCAGTAAAGAGCTGGGCCAACTTGACCCAGCATATTTTTCTGTCACCTTTGGCGCAGGAGGTAGTACTCAACAAGGTACCATTGATACCGTGCTGGATATTAAAAAGCAAGGTTTCTCAGCGGCGCCACATTTGTCTTGTGTGGGGTCTACAAAAGCAAGCATCCGTAAAATTTTATCAAATTATAAGGATAACGGCGTAGACCGCATTGTTGCCTTACGTGGGGACATCCCATCAGGCACCTTGGATATTGGTGAATTTCGCTATGCCAATGAGCTAGTGGCTTTTATTCGTGAAGAAACAGGTGACCACTTCCATATTGAAGTGGCCGCTTACCCCGAAGTTCATCCGCAAGCTGCTAATGCTCAAGCGGATTTAGCTAACTTTAAACAAAAAGTAGAAGCAGGCGCAGATAGTGCCATTACACAATACTTTTTTAATTTTGAGGCGTATGTCCGGTTTGTTGAAGATTGCGACAAAATGGCTATAAATGTACCGATTGTGCCGGGAATTATGCCAATAACAAACTATTCACAGTTGGCGAGATTTTCTGATATGTGCGGTGCTGAAATCCCCCGTTGGATACGTAAACGCCTAGAAGGCTTTGCCGATGACCGCGAATCGATTAAAGCATTTGGGACAGATGTGGTCAGTGAGTTAAGTCAAACATTGCTTGACTATGGTTGTCCGGGACTGCATTTTTACAGCATGAATCAGGCAGAAGCGAGTTTGGCTATTTGCCGCAATTTAGGGATCAGCGCGAAATGA